One Chordicoccus furentiruminis DNA window includes the following coding sequences:
- the ileS gene encoding isoleucine--tRNA ligase, whose protein sequence is MYKKVDTDMNFVDREKETVRFWKDHDIFNKSIEEREGCPTYMFYDGPPTANGKPHIGHVLTRVIKDTIPRYHAMKGEQVPRKAGWDTHGLPVEIEVEKQLGLDGKEQIEQYGVEPFIKKCKESVWKYEGMWRTFSDTVGFWADMDHPYVTYHNDYIESEWWALKEIYNKGLLYEGYKIVPYCPRCGTPLSSHEVAQGYKTVKERSAIVRFRLTGYTYDRATKQDVPNDLTKDGEVYFLAWTTTPWTLPSNVALCVNPDDEYVKVKAADGYTYIMARALTDTVLGNLDGEKKPEILASWKGTELEYVEYEPLYECAKKKADAQHRKGFYVMVDSYVTMTDGTGIVHIAPAFGEDDNRIGKKYDLPLVKFVNEKGEMTEETPFAGMRAKPSEKEIRAGAVSADPEVLKDLEKSGKLFSAPKFEHDYPYCWRCDTPLLYYARESWFIRMTEVKDDLIRNNSLINWIPASIGKGRFGDWLENVQDWALSRNRYWGTPLNIWVCDDCGEKMPIGSISELKEKADNCPDGIELHKPYVDQVTITCPHCGGKMHRVPEVIDCWFDSGSMPFAQLHYPFENQELFKKQFPASFISEAVDQTRGWFYSLHAISTLLFNEPAFKNCIIMGLVQDENGQKMSKSKGNAVDPMDALGKYGADAIRWYFLTSSAPWLPSRFYGKAVQEGQRKFLGTLWNTYAFYVLYANIDQFDATKYKADDATLSVMDRWILSRLNSTIGTVDKYMAAYRPTEAGKALQDFVDDLSNWYVRRSRSRFWAHGMEQDKINAYETLYTCLKTTILLAAPMIPFMTEEIYQNLVRTVEKDAKESIHLCDYPVADQSRIDRDLEERMKHVLDIVVLGRAVRNSSGIKNRQPIGRMYIKAPYEVSTYDQAIILDELNVKSLEFRDDVSEFAGISIKPDFAAIGRNFPKEQKGVVIGAIRKLDPAEAERELRTKDTVTLVIDGAETEVSKDNLLIETQKKEGFEAMTSGNLTVVLDKHLTPELIEEGFVRELISKIQTMRKEAGFEVMDRIRVSAAGNEKLQKVMERNRGQICRDVLADGIGFGEPEGYVKDWTINGEPVTLGVVKQ, encoded by the coding sequence ATGTACAAAAAAGTCGATACGGACATGAATTTCGTCGATCGGGAGAAGGAGACGGTCCGGTTCTGGAAAGACCACGACATCTTCAACAAAAGTATCGAGGAGCGGGAAGGATGCCCCACCTATATGTTCTATGACGGCCCGCCGACCGCCAACGGCAAGCCGCATATCGGGCATGTTCTGACCCGTGTTATCAAGGATACGATTCCGCGCTATCACGCGATGAAGGGCGAGCAGGTCCCGCGGAAGGCCGGATGGGATACCCACGGCCTTCCGGTCGAGATCGAGGTGGAGAAGCAGCTTGGCCTGGACGGCAAGGAGCAGATCGAGCAGTACGGGGTGGAACCCTTCATTAAGAAATGCAAGGAATCCGTCTGGAAATATGAAGGCATGTGGCGCACCTTCTCCGACACGGTCGGATTCTGGGCGGATATGGATCATCCGTATGTCACGTATCATAATGACTATATCGAGTCCGAGTGGTGGGCGCTGAAGGAAATCTACAACAAGGGCCTTCTGTACGAGGGATACAAAATCGTTCCATACTGTCCGCGCTGCGGTACGCCGCTTTCCAGCCACGAGGTGGCGCAGGGCTATAAGACGGTGAAGGAACGTTCCGCCATCGTCCGCTTCCGCCTGACCGGTTATACCTACGACCGCGCCACGAAGCAGGACGTGCCGAACGATCTGACGAAGGACGGGGAGGTCTACTTCCTCGCCTGGACAACGACGCCCTGGACGCTTCCCTCCAACGTGGCGCTCTGCGTCAATCCGGACGATGAGTACGTCAAGGTGAAGGCGGCCGACGGCTATACCTATATTATGGCGCGGGCGCTGACCGATACGGTGCTCGGAAATCTCGACGGGGAGAAGAAGCCCGAGATCCTCGCTTCATGGAAGGGAACGGAGCTTGAGTACGTGGAGTACGAGCCGCTCTATGAGTGCGCGAAGAAGAAGGCGGACGCACAGCACCGCAAGGGTTTCTATGTGATGGTCGATTCCTATGTCACGATGACGGACGGCACCGGCATCGTCCATATCGCGCCGGCCTTCGGCGAGGATGATAACCGGATCGGTAAAAAGTACGATCTGCCGCTGGTGAAGTTCGTCAACGAGAAGGGCGAGATGACGGAGGAGACACCGTTCGCGGGTATGCGCGCGAAGCCCTCCGAGAAGGAGATCAGGGCCGGCGCCGTGAGCGCCGATCCGGAGGTACTGAAGGATCTGGAGAAATCCGGCAAGCTGTTCTCCGCGCCGAAATTCGAGCATGACTACCCGTACTGCTGGCGCTGCGACACGCCGCTCCTCTACTATGCACGAGAGTCCTGGTTTATCCGGATGACGGAAGTGAAGGATGACCTGATCCGCAACAACAGCCTGATCAACTGGATTCCGGCTTCCATCGGAAAGGGACGGTTCGGGGACTGGCTTGAGAACGTCCAGGACTGGGCGCTTTCAAGAAACCGCTACTGGGGCACGCCGCTCAATATCTGGGTCTGCGATGACTGCGGAGAGAAGATGCCCATCGGCTCTATCAGTGAACTGAAGGAGAAGGCGGACAACTGCCCGGACGGGATCGAGCTTCACAAGCCCTATGTCGATCAGGTCACGATCACCTGCCCGCACTGCGGCGGCAAGATGCACCGGGTGCCCGAGGTGATCGACTGCTGGTTTGATTCCGGCTCAATGCCCTTCGCCCAGCTTCACTATCCGTTTGAGAATCAGGAGCTGTTCAAAAAGCAGTTCCCGGCGAGCTTCATCTCCGAGGCGGTGGACCAGACCCGCGGATGGTTCTACTCGCTGCATGCGATTTCGACGCTGCTCTTTAATGAGCCGGCGTTTAAGAACTGCATCATCATGGGCCTTGTTCAGGACGAGAACGGACAGAAGATGTCGAAGTCGAAGGGAAATGCCGTCGACCCGATGGACGCGCTCGGCAAATATGGAGCGGACGCGATCCGATGGTATTTCCTCACCAGCTCGGCCCCCTGGCTTCCGAGCCGGTTCTACGGCAAGGCCGTGCAGGAGGGACAGAGAAAGTTCCTCGGCACGCTGTGGAACACCTATGCGTTCTACGTGCTGTACGCGAACATTGATCAGTTCGACGCGACGAAGTACAAGGCGGACGACGCGACGCTGAGCGTGATGGACCGCTGGATCCTCTCCAGGCTCAACTCGACGATCGGGACCGTTGACAAATACATGGCGGCCTACCGGCCGACCGAAGCCGGCAAGGCGCTGCAGGATTTTGTGGATGATCTTTCCAACTGGTATGTCCGCCGCAGCCGCAGCCGCTTCTGGGCTCACGGCATGGAGCAGGACAAGATCAACGCCTATGAGACGCTCTACACCTGCCTGAAGACGACGATCCTTCTCGCCGCGCCGATGATCCCGTTCATGACGGAGGAGATCTACCAGAACCTGGTCCGCACTGTCGAGAAGGACGCGAAGGAGAGCATCCATCTCTGCGATTATCCTGTGGCGGATCAGAGCCGGATCGACCGTGATCTCGAGGAGCGGATGAAGCATGTCCTCGACATCGTGGTCCTCGGGCGTGCGGTCCGGAACAGCAGCGGTATCAAGAACCGTCAGCCGATCGGCCGGATGTACATCAAGGCGCCCTATGAGGTGTCCACGTACGATCAGGCGATCATCCTGGACGAGCTGAATGTGAAGAGCCTTGAGTTCCGGGATGACGTGAGCGAATTCGCGGGCATTTCCATCAAACCGGATTTTGCCGCGATCGGGCGGAATTTCCCGAAGGAGCAGAAGGGCGTCGTGATCGGCGCGATCCGGAAGCTGGATCCCGCGGAGGCGGAACGGGAGCTGCGGACGAAGGATACCGTGACGCTCGTGATCGATGGCGCGGAGACGGAGGTTTCCAAAGACAATCTGCTGATCGAGACGCAGAAAAAGGAAGGCTTCGAGGCGATGACCTCCGGAAATCTGACGGTGGTGCTGGACAAGCACCTGACGCCGGAGCTGATCGAGGAGGGCTTCGTGCGCGAGCTGATCTCCAAGATCCAGACGATGCGCAAGGAAGCAGGCTTCGAGGTGATGGACCGAATCCGCGTCAGCGCGGCCGGAAACGAGAAGCTGCAGAAGGTCATGGAGCGCAACCGCGGGCAGATCTGCCGCGATGTGCTGGCCGACGGGATCGGATTCGGCGAGCCGGAAGGCTATGTGAAGGACTGGACAATCAACGGCGAGCCTGTGACGCTGGGCGTCGTAAAACAGTGA
- a CDS encoding glycogen/starch/alpha-glucan phosphorylase has translation MSTTKKLKGFDKERFIEDVKTNVRKLYRTDLQYASQEQIFQAVADVIEDTIINQWMDSCKRFGEQKNKIVYYLSMEFLIGRALGNNLLNLGEYEDVKEALDELGLDINAIEDQEPDPALGNGGLGRLAACFMDSLATGGYHAYGCGIRYHYGMFRQKIENGYQKEVPDNWLKNGYPFELKRPEHAKEVRFGGNTRIEYDPATGRNRFIYENYSSVRAVPYDIPVVGYKNGVVDALRIWDAEAINRFELASFDRGEYEKAVEQDNLARTITEVLYPNDNHMAGKELRLKQQYFFISASVQEALEKHLGMYGTLDNLPDKVAFQLNDTHPTVAIPELMRLLMDEYGYGWDQAWNLTTRTCAYTNHTIMAEALEKWPIDLFSRLLPRIYQITEEINRRFLCEIQERYPNNPDKIRNMAIIYDGQVRMAYLAIVGSHSVNGVAALHTEILKKDVLKDFYEMMPEKFNNKTNGITQRRFLLHGNPELAKWITDKIGDGWITDLSQLSRLKLYVDDPKAQQEFMNIKYRNKQRLAAYVLEHNGVEIDPNSIFDVQVKRLHEYKRQLLNIMHVMYLRNQLKEHPEMDFYPRTFIFGAKASAGYEIAKLIIKLINSVAASVNNDPDLKGKLKVVFIEDYKVSNGEIIFAAADVSEQISTASKEASGTGNMKFMLNGAPTLGTMDGANVEIVQEVGGENAFIFGLSSDQVINYEHNGGYDPNYIFNTDGEIRKVMVQMINGTFDPDTELFRPIYNSLLTNRYGAPDKYFILADFRAYAEAQRKVEEAYRDRTRWAKMAMMNTFSAGKFSSDRTIREYVDDIWHLDPVR, from the coding sequence TTGAGCACGACGAAGAAGCTGAAGGGATTCGACAAGGAGCGGTTTATCGAGGACGTGAAGACCAACGTCAGGAAGCTTTACCGTACGGATCTGCAGTACGCGAGTCAGGAGCAGATCTTTCAGGCAGTGGCGGACGTCATCGAGGATACGATCATCAACCAGTGGATGGATTCCTGCAAGCGGTTCGGGGAGCAGAAGAACAAGATCGTCTACTACCTTTCGATGGAATTCCTGATCGGCCGGGCGCTGGGCAACAATCTGCTCAACCTCGGGGAATACGAGGATGTGAAGGAAGCGCTGGACGAGCTGGGCCTCGATATCAACGCGATCGAGGATCAGGAGCCGGACCCGGCGCTGGGCAACGGTGGACTCGGCCGGCTGGCCGCCTGCTTCATGGATTCGCTGGCCACCGGCGGCTACCACGCCTACGGCTGCGGCATCCGCTACCACTACGGGATGTTCAGACAGAAGATCGAGAACGGCTATCAGAAGGAAGTGCCGGACAACTGGCTGAAGAACGGCTACCCGTTCGAGCTGAAGCGCCCGGAGCATGCGAAGGAGGTCCGCTTCGGCGGCAACACCCGCATCGAGTATGATCCCGCGACCGGCCGCAACCGTTTCATCTACGAGAATTATTCCTCGGTCCGTGCCGTCCCGTACGATATTCCGGTCGTCGGCTACAAGAACGGCGTCGTCGACGCGCTTCGGATCTGGGACGCGGAAGCGATCAACCGCTTTGAGCTGGCTTCCTTTGACCGGGGCGAGTACGAGAAGGCGGTGGAGCAGGACAATCTCGCCCGCACCATCACAGAGGTGCTCTACCCGAACGACAACCATATGGCCGGCAAGGAGCTCCGGCTGAAGCAGCAGTACTTCTTCATCTCCGCTTCCGTGCAGGAGGCGCTTGAGAAGCATCTCGGCATGTACGGCACGCTGGACAACCTTCCGGACAAAGTGGCTTTCCAGCTCAATGACACGCATCCGACCGTGGCGATTCCGGAACTGATGCGCCTGCTGATGGATGAGTACGGCTACGGCTGGGATCAGGCGTGGAATCTTACGACGCGGACCTGCGCCTATACGAACCACACGATTATGGCGGAAGCGCTGGAGAAATGGCCCATCGATCTTTTCTCGCGCCTGCTTCCCCGGATTTATCAGATCACGGAAGAGATCAACCGCCGCTTCCTCTGCGAGATTCAGGAGCGGTATCCGAACAACCCCGACAAGATCCGCAATATGGCGATCATCTATGACGGTCAGGTGCGGATGGCCTATCTGGCGATTGTCGGAAGCCACAGCGTAAACGGTGTAGCCGCGCTTCACACGGAGATCCTGAAGAAGGACGTGCTGAAGGATTTCTACGAGATGATGCCGGAGAAGTTCAACAACAAGACGAACGGCATCACCCAGCGGCGCTTCCTGCTCCACGGCAATCCGGAGCTGGCGAAATGGATCACCGACAAGATCGGCGACGGCTGGATCACCGATCTCTCCCAGCTGTCCCGGCTGAAGCTCTATGTGGACGATCCGAAGGCGCAGCAGGAGTTCATGAACATCAAGTACAGGAACAAGCAGCGCCTCGCGGCGTATGTGCTTGAGCACAACGGCGTGGAGATCGACCCCAATTCCATCTTCGATGTGCAGGTCAAGCGGCTGCATGAGTACAAGCGCCAGCTGCTCAACATCATGCATGTGATGTACCTCCGGAATCAGCTGAAGGAACACCCGGAGATGGACTTCTATCCGAGAACCTTCATTTTCGGCGCCAAGGCGTCGGCCGGCTACGAGATCGCGAAGCTGATCATCAAGCTGATCAACTCGGTGGCGGCCAGCGTCAACAACGACCCGGATCTGAAGGGCAAGCTGAAGGTGGTCTTCATCGAGGACTACAAGGTCAGCAACGGAGAGATCATTTTCGCCGCGGCGGATGTATCCGAGCAGATCTCGACCGCCTCGAAGGAAGCGTCCGGCACCGGCAACATGAAGTTCATGCTGAACGGCGCGCCGACGCTGGGCACCATGGACGGCGCCAACGTCGAGATTGTGCAGGAAGTGGGCGGGGAGAACGCGTTCATCTTCGGCCTTTCCTCGGATCAGGTGATCAACTACGAGCACAACGGCGGGTATGATCCGAACTATATCTTCAACACCGACGGAGAGATCCGGAAGGTGATGGTCCAGATGATCAACGGAACCTTCGACCCGGATACGGAGCTGTTCCGGCCGATCTACAATTCGCTTCTGACGAACCGCTACGGCGCTCCGGACAAGTATTTCATTCTGGCCGACTTCCGGGCCTATGCAGAGGCGCAGCGGAAAGTGGAGGAGGCGTACCGCGACCGTACGCGCTGGGCGAAGATGGCGATGATGAATACCTTCTCGGCCGGCAAGTTCTCCTCGGACCGCACGATCCGGGAGTATGTCGACGATATCTGGCATCTGGATCCGGTGCGCTGA
- the rsmA gene encoding 16S rRNA (adenine(1518)-N(6)/adenine(1519)-N(6))-dimethyltransferase RsmA, with product MKKQPYLGSPVHTAAVLRSHGITARKKYGQNFLVDADVLEETVRAAGLTESDGVLEIGPGIGTLTQYLAFSAGKVVAVEIDRTLLPVLEDTLMGWNNVEVVNGDILKMDLEALVRDRYEGRPVKVVANLPYYITTPIIMKLFESGAPIESVTCMVQKEVADRMQAQPGSKEYGALSLSVQYFARPEVVRIVHPSSFMPQPGVDSAVVHLKRYPKPPASVTNETLLFEVIRASFNQRRKKLTNGIAGFGPFLKKTDGKGYVFTKEDAARALMAAGLSPDVRGEKLSLEEFARLTDSLLSR from the coding sequence ATGAAGAAACAGCCTTATCTGGGCAGCCCCGTACACACCGCCGCCGTGCTGCGCAGCCATGGCATCACGGCACGGAAAAAGTACGGCCAGAACTTTCTGGTTGATGCGGATGTGCTGGAGGAGACGGTTCGGGCGGCCGGCCTTACGGAGTCGGACGGTGTTCTCGAGATCGGGCCCGGGATCGGCACACTGACCCAGTATCTCGCGTTTTCGGCCGGGAAAGTGGTGGCGGTGGAGATCGACCGGACGCTGCTCCCTGTTCTTGAGGATACGCTGATGGGCTGGAACAACGTCGAGGTCGTGAACGGCGATATTTTAAAGATGGATCTGGAGGCGCTTGTCCGTGACCGGTATGAAGGGCGCCCGGTCAAGGTGGTGGCGAACCTTCCCTACTACATCACGACTCCGATCATCATGAAGCTGTTCGAGAGCGGTGCGCCCATCGAGAGCGTCACGTGCATGGTCCAGAAAGAGGTGGCCGACCGGATGCAGGCGCAGCCGGGGTCGAAGGAATACGGCGCGCTCTCGCTGTCGGTTCAGTATTTCGCACGCCCGGAGGTGGTCCGGATCGTGCATCCCTCATCCTTTATGCCGCAGCCGGGCGTGGACAGCGCGGTCGTGCATCTGAAGCGCTATCCGAAGCCGCCGGCCAGCGTGACGAATGAGACGCTTCTCTTCGAAGTGATCCGCGCCTCCTTTAACCAGAGGAGAAAGAAGCTGACCAACGGCATCGCGGGCTTCGGGCCTTTCCTTAAGAAAACGGACGGAAAAGGATACGTTTTCACGAAGGAGGACGCAGCCAGAGCGCTCATGGCGGCAGGACTCTCTCCGGACGTCCGGGGCGAGAAGCTGTCGCTTGAGGAGTTCGCGAGACTGACCGATTCGCTGCTGTCGCGCTGA
- the prfB gene encoding peptide chain release factor 2 (programmed frameshift), which produces MVELDPIRLELNTYDKPLVEMRDSLDLAVKEKRIQELNREMEDPHIWDNPEEAQRKMKQLASLKEDVNGYNNLVENRNDIRDMIAMADEEPDPSLVPEVQEMFDDFKQKFDALRMKTLLSGEYDGCNAIVTLHAGTGGTEAMDWTGMLYRMYTRWAEAHGFQVEVLDQLEGDEAGLKSVTFQVNGENAYGLLKSEHGVHRLVRISPFNANGKRQTSFAACEVMPDIEEDLDIEIDPKDIRIDTYRSSGAGGQHINKTSSAIRITHFPTGIVVTCQNERSQFQNKDKAFQELKIKLFMLKKQQNAEKLDDIRGKVTEIAWGNQIRSYFLQPYQLIKDLRTGEEQTNAQKVLDGDIDPFINAYLRWTALGNTDQTDKPENR; this is translated from the exons TTGGTAGAGTTAGATCCGATCAGACTCGAGCTGAATACCTACGACAAGCCATTAGTTGAAATGAGGGATTCACTT GACCTCGCTGTCAAAGAGAAACGCATTCAGGAATTAAACAGAGAGATGGAAGATCCGCACATCTGGGACAATCCGGAAGAGGCGCAGAGAAAGATGAAGCAGCTCGCCTCCCTGAAGGAAGATGTGAACGGATACAACAATCTGGTCGAGAACCGAAATGACATCCGGGATATGATCGCGATGGCCGACGAGGAGCCGGACCCGTCGCTGGTGCCGGAGGTTCAGGAGATGTTCGACGACTTCAAACAGAAATTCGACGCGCTGCGCATGAAGACGCTGCTGTCCGGCGAATATGACGGATGCAACGCCATCGTCACGCTTCATGCCGGAACCGGCGGCACCGAGGCCATGGACTGGACCGGCATGCTGTACCGGATGTACACGCGCTGGGCGGAAGCGCACGGCTTCCAGGTGGAAGTTCTCGACCAGCTCGAGGGCGATGAGGCCGGGCTGAAGTCCGTCACCTTCCAGGTGAACGGAGAAAACGCCTACGGCCTGCTCAAATCCGAGCACGGCGTGCACCGGCTGGTGCGCATCTCGCCGTTCAACGCCAACGGAAAGCGGCAGACGTCCTTCGCAGCCTGCGAGGTGATGCCGGATATCGAGGAGGATCTCGACATCGAGATCGATCCGAAGGATATCCGGATCGATACCTACCGTTCCTCCGGAGCGGGCGGCCAGCATATCAACAAGACGTCCTCCGCGATCCGGATCACGCATTTCCCGACCGGAATCGTCGTGACGTGCCAGAACGAGCGGTCCCAGTTCCAGAACAAGGACAAGGCGTTCCAGGAGCTGAAGATCAAGCTGTTCATGCTGAAGAAACAGCAGAACGCCGAAAAGCTCGACGACATCCGCGGCAAGGTGACGGAGATCGCGTGGGGAAACCAGATCCGTTCGTATTTCCTGCAGCCGTATCAGCTGATCAAGGATCTGCGGACAGGTGAGGAGCAGACCAACGCGCAGAAGGTGCTGGACGGGGACATCGATCCGTTCATCAACGCGTACCTGAGATGGACGGCCCTCGGCAATACCGATCAGACTGACAAACCGGAGAACAGATGA
- a CDS encoding homoserine dehydrogenase: MAKTAVMGCGTVGSGVVRVLMMNADAIARRVGEPVEVKRALDLREFPGTPIGKILTHDFNDILNDPEITVVVETMGGLRPSYEFTKQLLMAGKSVCTSNKELVAEHGVELRRIAREHDANYLFEASCGGGIPIIRTLNESLTGEEIEEVTGILNGTTNYILTNMTNDGKDFDTALREAQQKGYAELHPEADIEGYDACRKIAILSSLAYGCHISYKDILTEGITKVDEADIDYAKTMNCRIKLLATSRREKHGIWALVAPMVIGQENPLTTCDGVMNAVMVKGNAVGTTMYYGSGAGSLPTASAVVGDVIDCVRHTGRVIAADYSAEPCTLMPVDEVERPFFVRYRGTEAEAVNTFGAIKHTRHLEKYRGEFSFVTRKLAEKEFRDLAASDQRVIKWFRRGKKEEQE, encoded by the coding sequence ATGGCAAAGACAGCAGTGATGGGCTGCGGTACCGTCGGGTCCGGCGTTGTCCGCGTTCTGATGATGAACGCGGATGCGATCGCGCGGCGTGTCGGCGAGCCGGTGGAGGTGAAGCGGGCGCTGGACTTAAGAGAGTTCCCGGGCACGCCGATCGGGAAGATCCTGACGCATGATTTCAACGACATTCTGAACGATCCGGAGATCACGGTCGTCGTCGAGACGATGGGCGGTCTAAGACCTTCCTATGAGTTCACGAAGCAGCTGCTGATGGCGGGGAAGAGCGTCTGCACGTCCAACAAGGAGCTGGTCGCCGAGCATGGCGTCGAGCTTCGCCGGATTGCGCGCGAGCACGACGCCAACTACCTCTTCGAGGCGAGCTGCGGCGGCGGCATCCCGATCATCCGGACGCTGAACGAGTCACTGACCGGTGAGGAGATCGAGGAGGTCACCGGCATCCTCAACGGCACCACGAACTATATCCTGACCAACATGACGAATGACGGCAAGGATTTCGACACCGCGCTCCGGGAGGCGCAGCAGAAGGGCTATGCTGAGCTGCATCCGGAGGCGGACATCGAGGGATATGACGCCTGCCGGAAAATCGCGATCCTGTCCTCTCTGGCCTACGGGTGCCATATCTCCTACAAGGATATCCTGACCGAGGGCATCACGAAGGTGGACGAGGCCGATATCGACTACGCCAAGACGATGAACTGCCGGATTAAACTGCTGGCGACATCCCGCCGCGAGAAGCACGGCATCTGGGCACTGGTCGCGCCGATGGTCATCGGACAGGAAAACCCGCTGACGACCTGCGACGGCGTGATGAACGCCGTGATGGTGAAGGGAAATGCAGTCGGCACCACGATGTATTACGGCTCCGGCGCGGGCTCCCTGCCGACCGCCAGCGCGGTGGTGGGCGATGTGATCGACTGCGTGCGCCATACGGGCCGGGTGATTGCCGCCGACTACAGCGCAGAACCCTGCACGCTGATGCCGGTTGACGAGGTGGAGCGTCCGTTCTTCGTCCGCTACAGAGGGACGGAGGCAGAGGCGGTCAACACCTTCGGCGCGATCAAGCATACCCGTCATCTTGAGAAATACAGAGGCGAGTTCAGCTTCGTCACGAGAAAACTGGCCGAGAAGGAGTTCCGGGATCTCGCGGCGTCCGATCAGCGCGTGATCAAGTGGTTCCGGCGCGGCAAGAAGGAAGAGCAGGAGTGA
- a CDS encoding aspartate kinase, whose product MIRVKKYDGSAVGTPEQMMAAAAQCAEDYRTGDDVVVILSSSSDAAEALEREAAALNPKPPKRERDMLLATDQQRTASLMAIALDAIGIRAVSLNAFQTETVTIGGYGSSRIRSIDTTRILHELEDRRVVIVTGGQGINRYGDVATLGPGGADATAVALSYALKADTCEIYTEKGGVYTADPAVCPGARLVKELTYDELMELNLSGHPAVTSRSVELAKRYGITLVLRSLGTGEAGTTVREERDVEQMIISSVTLDESADRISVIGLRDEPGVAFRLFSLLAKAGINIDLILQSFGHDGLEDICFTVADPDADRTMQLLEDNQKRLKFQRLDLNRSKAKLTAVGAGLIGNAGCAAKLFEALYNEGINIDMITTSEIRMTVLIDRADGERAVRAVHDAFGLGTAPGWTEA is encoded by the coding sequence ATGATCAGAGTGAAGAAATATGACGGCTCCGCCGTCGGAACGCCGGAGCAGATGATGGCGGCTGCGGCGCAGTGCGCGGAGGATTACCGCACGGGCGACGATGTGGTGGTGATCCTCTCATCCTCTTCCGATGCGGCGGAAGCACTGGAAAGGGAGGCCGCGGCGCTGAATCCGAAGCCGCCGAAACGCGAGCGGGATATGCTGCTCGCGACAGACCAGCAGAGAACCGCCTCCCTGATGGCCATCGCGCTGGACGCCATCGGGATACGGGCGGTTTCGCTCAATGCGTTTCAAACGGAGACCGTGACGATCGGCGGCTACGGTAGCTCACGGATCCGGAGCATCGACACGACGAGAATCCTTCACGAGCTGGAGGACCGCCGGGTTGTCATCGTGACCGGAGGCCAGGGAATCAACCGCTACGGAGACGTGGCGACACTGGGACCGGGCGGCGCGGACGCCACCGCTGTGGCACTCTCCTACGCGCTGAAAGCGGATACCTGTGAGATCTACACGGAAAAAGGCGGCGTCTATACTGCCGATCCGGCGGTCTGCCCGGGGGCCAGACTGGTGAAGGAGCTCACCTACGACGAGCTGATGGAACTCAATCTGTCCGGCCATCCGGCGGTGACGAGCCGCTCCGTGGAACTCGCGAAGCGCTACGGGATCACGCTGGTGCTCCGCTCGCTCGGGACGGGCGAAGCCGGCACAACGGTCAGGGAGGAAAGAGACGTGGAACAGATGATTATCAGCAGCGTGACACTGGACGAATCGGCGGACCGGATCTCCGTGATCGGCCTTCGGGATGAACCGGGCGTGGCCTTCCGGCTGTTCAGCCTTCTCGCGAAAGCCGGCATCAATATCGACCTGATCCTTCAGTCCTTCGGCCATGACGGCCTGGAGGACATCTGCTTCACCGTGGCGGATCCGGACGCGGACCGGACAATGCAGCTGCTGGAAGATAACCAGAAGCGGCTGAAGTTCCAGCGCCTTGATCTGAACCGCAGCAAGGCGAAGCTGACGGCGGTCGGGGCCGGCCTCATCGGCAACGCCGGCTGCGCCGCGAAGCTCTTCGAGGCGCTTTACAACGAGGGGATCAATATCGATATGATCACTACATCGGAGATCCGGATGACCGTCCTCATTGACCGTGCAGACGGCGAACGGGCCGTCCGCGCCGTTCACGACGCCTTCGGGCTCGGGACAGCGCCCGGCTGGACGGAGGCGTAA
- a CDS encoding DUF362 domain-containing protein, with the protein MAYVISDECVSCGTCAENCPVGAISEGESHYEINPDECVDCGTCAEGCPTGAISQQ; encoded by the coding sequence ATGGCATATGTGATCTCTGATGAGTGCGTCAGCTGCGGAACCTGCGCGGAGAACTGCCCGGTCGGCGCGATCTCCGAGGGTGAATCTCATTACGAAATCAACCCGGATGAGTGCGTTGATTGCGGAACCTGCGCGGAAGGATGTCCGACAGGCGCCATCTCCCAGCAGTAA